In the Oscarella lobularis chromosome 14, ooOscLobu1.1, whole genome shotgun sequence genome, one interval contains:
- the LOC136195428 gene encoding ice-structuring glycoprotein-like, protein MTETKMTETKMTETKNDRALGLKQDEEEGTKPAFAKVLYAGTTGRRDDGTTGRRDDGREDSVEDRRNDGFSRITFLSLVVESSPAAPKAAAAAAAAPAPAPVPEPAPAPAAPAAPAAPAPAPAPAEAVATEAAAAVAARAPAPAAAATAQAAPAAPALAAEAAAEAAEAAAAAAAAAAAAVPEAAVAAEPEAPAGPEAAAAKAAAAVAAPAPAPAPAPAPAPAAAAAVAAPSLDPAAAATAQAAPATQALAAEAAATAAEAAAAAAAAAVPEAAAGPEAAAAPASAPEPDSSPAPAREEAPSQEPAPAAAAAAVAAPAPAPAPAPAPAPAAAPAAPAASAPAATAATAAVTAPAPAPEAAKAQPAPAVPPLAAEAAATAAEVAAAAAAAAPEAAAGPEAAAGPEAAAAAPGSAPEPDSSPAPAREESPSRGPAPEAAAAAVAAPAPAPAAAATAPSPALASAAAAAAAAAAAAAAAAGPEAAAGPEAAAQASAPEPASSPAPAQEAAPAQEPAPEAALKPASATAPVPKAAPALAPAPEAATAPGSAPAALASAVIPEVEAETAPAPSTDLHQLHQHQLYLHQYPREHLQELYRQKQQSAEVLKGNDWVDPTDPNIIAENELLNAAASIEAAAKKLALLKPREKKHEADETLSFDEQILEAARAIASATGALIKSATAAQRELVAQGRLRPGVPGSDDSQWAEGLVSACEIMVFNTCF, encoded by the exons atgacggagacgaagatgacggagacgaagatgacggagacgaagaatgacagag cATTAGGTCTCAAGCaggatgaagaagaggggACGAAACCGGCATTCGCAAAG GTACTCTATGCAGggacgacgggacgacgggacgacgggacgacgggacgacgggacgacggACGAGAGGACAGCGTCGAGGACCGACGCAATGACGGTTTTTCAAGGATCACCTTTTTAAG TCTC gtagtAGAATCATCACCAGCAGCACcgaaagcagcagcagcagcagctgctgcaccagcaccagcaccagtaCCAGAACCAGCgccagcaccagcagcaccagcagcaccagcagcaccagcaccagcaccagcaccagcagaAGCAGTAGCaacagaagcagcagcagcagtagcagcacgAGCACCGGCaccggcagcagcagcaacagcacaagccgcaccagcagcaccagcactaGCAGCAGAAgctgcagcagaagcagcagaagcagcagcagcagcagcggcagcagcagcagcagcagtacCGGAAGCAGCAGTGGCAGCAGAACCGGAAGCACCAGCAGGaccggaagcagcagcagcaaaagcagcagcagcagtagcagcaccagcaccagcaccagcaccagcaccagcaccagcaccagcagcagcagcagcagttgCAGCACCATCACTGGAcccggcagcagcagcaacagcacaaGCCGCTCCAGCAACACAAGCACTAGCAGCAGAAGCTGCAGCAactgcagcagaagcagcagcagcggcagcagcagcagcagtaccggaagcagcagcaggaccagaagcagcagcagcaccggCATCAGCACCAGAACCAGATTCTTCACCTGCACCAGCACGAGAAGAAGCTCCTTCACAGGAACCAGCaccggcagcagcagcagcagcagtagcagcaccagcacctgcaccagcaccagcaccagcacctgcaccagcagcagcaccagcagcaccagcagcatCAGCACctgcagcaacagcagcaacagcagcagtaACAGCACCAGCACCGGCACCGGAAGCAGCAAAAGCACAACCCGCACCAGCAGTACCACCACTAGCAGCGGAAGCTGCAGCAACTGCAGCAGaagtagcagcagcagcggcagcggcagcaccggaagcagcagcaggaccggaagcagcagcaggacCGGAAGCAGCCGCAGCAGCACCGGGATCAGCACCAGAACCAGATTCTTCACCTGCACCAGCACGAGAAGAATCTCCTTCACGGGGACCAGcaccggaagcagcagcagcagcagtagcagcaccagcaccggcaccggcagcagcagcaacagcaccATCACCAGCACTagcatcagcagcagcagcagcagcagcagcagcagcagcagcagcagcagcagcagggccagaagcagcagccggaccggaagcagcagcacaGGCATCAGCACCAGAACCAGCTTCTTCACCTGCGCCAGCACAAGAAGCAGCTCCTGCACAGGAACCAGCACCGGAAGCAGCATTAAAACCAGCTTCTGCAACGGCACCAGTACCGAAAGCAGCTCCTGCACTGGCACCAGCACCGGAGGCAGCAACTGCGCCAGGATCAGCACCTGCTGCCCTCGCATCTGCAGTAATACCGGAAGTAGAAGCAGAAACTGCACCGGCACCGTCAACAGACCTCCACCAGCTTCACCAGCACCAGCTATATCTGCATCAATACCCGCGCGAGCACCTGCAGGAACTGTACCGTCAGAAACAGCAATCAGCGGAAGTTCTCAAAGGAAACGATTGGGTCGATCCGACCGATCCCAACATCATCGCCGAGAATGAATTGCTCAACGCTgcggcgtcgatcgaagcggcggcgaagaaacTAGCGCTCCTAAAACCGCGCGAGAAGAAACACGAAGCCGATGAGACGTTGAGTTTCGATGAGCAGATCCTGGAAGCGGCGCGCGCCATCGCATCAGCGACAGGCGCGCTCATCAAatctgcgacggcggcacaACGAGAATTAGTCGCTCAAGGAAga CTTCGTCCTGGCGTTCCTGGTTCCGATGATAGCCAATGGGCCGAAGGTCTTGTCTCAGCG TGTGAAATCATGGTTTTCAATActtgtttttga